The Triticum dicoccoides isolate Atlit2015 ecotype Zavitan chromosome 6A, WEW_v2.0, whole genome shotgun sequence genome has a window encoding:
- the LOC119315734 gene encoding uncharacterized protein LOC119315734: MQATKQLVDDALEPVFAQPDWVEKCMPCRISSSVVAVSSSSWRSRHPREPSLQSAPAAVLLRCCHRTPAPASPTPLRPTLNPGPATAREHRLGIGGAMLRLGLHPCPHFSPPPSHPTLPRRLAASPLPRPPFPSAVTAPRARNPPLQAAVSGAASGEERRGADGDEEGADLHEALTKTRRLVECAMFASVAGLAYFLSNSLAIENYFSCFFPLPIVISSLRWGLEAGRKTMVATVLLLFTLSGPVKALTYLLMHGVVGLSMGTMWRLETNWIVSIIICAIIRAVGACGYVLVTSFLIRENIFQLITVNIHASLTYILAAAGVNTIPSMDAIYVIFGTLVLLNSGFFVFILHIIYTIFLTKLGIKPSLRLPRWLGKATSS; this comes from the exons ATGCAAGCAACCAAACAACTTGTAGATGACGCATTAGAGCCTGTTTTTGCTCAACCAGACTGGGTTGAGAAGTGTATGCCATGCAG AATATCATCTTCAGTGGTGGCCGTATCTTCTTCCTCCTGGCGGTCCCGACATCCGCGCGAGCCCAGCCTCCAGTCCGCCCCGGCCGCCGTGCTGCTGCGGTGCTGCCACCGGACGCCGGCCCCTGCCTCTCCGACTCCGCTCCGGCCAACACTCAACCCTGGCCCCGCCACTGCCCGAGAGCACAGATTGGGGATAGGGGGTGCTATGCTTCGCCTTGGCCTCCATCCTTGCCCCCACTTCTCTCCGCCGCCATCCCACCCCACCCTCCCCCGCCGGTTGGCCGCCTCTCCGCTCCCAAGGCCACCCTTTCCATCCGCCGTCACCGCGCCCCGAGCTCGAAACCCTCCGCTTCAGGCCGCCGTCAGCGGAGCCGCCTCCGGAGAGGAACGGCGGGGCGCGGATGGGGACGAGGAAGGCGCGGACCTGCACGAGGCGCTCACCAAGACGCGGCGGCTCGTCGAGTGCGCCATGTTCGCATCCGTTGCCGGTCTCGCCTACTTCCTCAGCAACTCCCTCGCCATCGAG AATTACTTCAGCTGTTTTTTTCCGTTGCCAATAGTCATCTCCTCCTTAAGATGGGGATTAGAAGCCGGCAGGAAAACTATG GTGGCTACTGTTTTACTGCTCTTCACATTGTCTGGCCCTGTCAAAGCGTTGACTTATCTG CTTATGCATGGAGTAGTTGGTCTATCCATGGGTACTATGTGGAG GTTGGAGACCAATTGGATTGTTTCCATCATAATCTGCGCAATT ATACGTGCAgtgggagcttgtggatatgtGTTAGTGACATCGTTCTTGATACGAGAAAATATTTTTCAGTTG ATAACCGTTAACATACATGCCTCCTTGACGTACATTCTGGCGGCGGCTGGTGTGAACACGATtccatccatggatgcaatatatgtTATCTTTGGGACACTG GTTCTGCTCAATTCTGGATTCTTTGTCTTCATACTGCATATAATTTACACAATCTTCCTGACTAAGCTGGGAATCAAGCCTTCACTGAGGCTTCCACGATGGCTGGGGAAAGCAACGTCTAGTTGA